The following are encoded together in the Chaetodon trifascialis isolate fChaTrf1 chromosome 3, fChaTrf1.hap1, whole genome shotgun sequence genome:
- the cdkn1a gene encoding cyclin-dependent kinase inhibitor 1 isoform X1: MCRIMASHKRILSALGKGPARRNLFGPVDREQLQVEYQAALQKDLEEASDRWGFDFISDKPLESSDFQWEGIPGTKVPLLYRSCMLGLEQAEGQRAPEAAGKSKGGRVELPWNEKENIPCSPKRCAVDQENLEKTPVRRENTGLKRKQTNITDFYQAKRRVVWMPHKSGE; this comes from the exons ATG TGCAGAATTATGGCTTCTCACAAGCGGATCCTGAGCGCCCTGGGGAAAGGCCCCGCTCGACGAAACCTGTTCGGCCCAGTGGACCGGGAGCAACTGCAGGTGGAGTACCAGGCTGCCCTGCAGAAAGACCTGGAGGAGGCTTCAGATCGCTGGGGCTTCGACTTCATCTCAGACAAGCCACTGGAGAGCAGTGACTTCCAGTGGGAGGGCATTCCAGGCACCAAGGTGCCACTGCTCTATAGGTCCTGTATGCTCGGTCTGGAACAGGCAGAAGGTCAGAGGGCACCGGAGGCAGCGGGTAAATCCAAGGGAGGAAGAGTGGAGCTGCCGTGGAACGAGAAGGAGAACATCCCCTGTTCGCCAAAGAGATGTGCCGTCGACCAGGAGAACCTGGAGAAAACACCAGTCAGAAGAGAGAATACGGGgctgaagaggaaacagacaaacatcacAG ATTTCTATCAGGCTAAAAGACGAGTGGTTTGGATGCCACAC
- the cdkn1a gene encoding cyclin-dependent kinase inhibitor 1 isoform X2 codes for MASHKRILSALGKGPARRNLFGPVDREQLQVEYQAALQKDLEEASDRWGFDFISDKPLESSDFQWEGIPGTKVPLLYRSCMLGLEQAEGQRAPEAAGKSKGGRVELPWNEKENIPCSPKRCAVDQENLEKTPVRRENTGLKRKQTNITDFYQAKRRVVWMPHKSGE; via the exons ATGGCTTCTCACAAGCGGATCCTGAGCGCCCTGGGGAAAGGCCCCGCTCGACGAAACCTGTTCGGCCCAGTGGACCGGGAGCAACTGCAGGTGGAGTACCAGGCTGCCCTGCAGAAAGACCTGGAGGAGGCTTCAGATCGCTGGGGCTTCGACTTCATCTCAGACAAGCCACTGGAGAGCAGTGACTTCCAGTGGGAGGGCATTCCAGGCACCAAGGTGCCACTGCTCTATAGGTCCTGTATGCTCGGTCTGGAACAGGCAGAAGGTCAGAGGGCACCGGAGGCAGCGGGTAAATCCAAGGGAGGAAGAGTGGAGCTGCCGTGGAACGAGAAGGAGAACATCCCCTGTTCGCCAAAGAGATGTGCCGTCGACCAGGAGAACCTGGAGAAAACACCAGTCAGAAGAGAGAATACGGGgctgaagaggaaacagacaaacatcacAG ATTTCTATCAGGCTAAAAGACGAGTGGTTTGGATGCCACAC
- the srsf3b gene encoding serine/arginine-rich splicing factor 3b codes for MHRDCPLDCKVYVGNLGNNGNKTELERSFGYYGPLRSVWVARNPPGFAFVEFEDPRDATDAVRELDGRTLCGCRVRVELSNGEKRSRTRGAPPSWGRRPRDRDDYRRRSPPPRRRSPRRRSFSRSRSRSFSRDRRRERSLSRDRNHKPSRSFSRSRSRSRSTDRK; via the exons ATGCATCGTGACTGTCCCCTCGACTGCAAGGTCTACGTTGGAAATTTAGGCAACAATGGAAACAAGACAGAGTTAGAGAGGTCATTTGGCTACTATGGTCCTCTCCGTAGCGTTTGGGTGGCCAGGAACCCTCCAGGCTTTGCCTTTGTAGAATTTGAAGATCCCAGAGATGCAACTGATGCCGTGCGGGAGCTTGATGGAAG GACATTGTGTGGTTGCCGGGTGCGAGTAGAGCTGTCCAACGGTGAGAAGCGCAGCCGCACCCGTGGCGCTCCCCCTTCATGGGGCAGGCGTCCGCGAGACCGGGACGACTACAGGCGTCGAAGCCCACCGCCTAGACGAAG ATCCCCACGCAGGAGGAGCTTCAGCCGCAGTCGAAGCAG GTCTTTCtccagagacaggaggagggagaggtccCTCTCCCGGGACAGGAACCACAAACCTTCAAGGTCCTTCTCACGATCAAGGAG CCGCTCCAGGTCCACTGACAGGAAATAG